A stretch of the Clavibacter sp. B3I6 genome encodes the following:
- the thyX gene encoding FAD-dependent thymidylate synthase, with product MTVVPHDDIAFRSDMTVELVRSSAHDSDVIFAARVSTAGEKTLEHALDEPDGQDRALEGDVDTEAEEKRVKRDRGLINYLMRDRHGSPFEHNSMTFYVQAPIFVFREFMRHRMASYNEESGRYKELDPVFYVPGPERNLVQVGKPGAYEFLAGSPEQTELVQAETRRTSTEAYASYQRMLGEGVAREVARIVLPLNIYSSMYVTLNARALMNFLSLRTKHEDSTFPSFPQREIEMCAERMEMEFERLMPLTHAAFQKNGRVAP from the coding sequence GTGACGGTCGTGCCCCACGACGACATCGCCTTCCGATCCGACATGACCGTGGAGCTCGTCCGCTCGAGCGCCCACGACTCCGACGTGATCTTCGCCGCCCGCGTCTCGACCGCCGGCGAGAAGACCCTCGAGCATGCGCTCGACGAGCCGGACGGCCAGGACCGCGCCCTCGAGGGCGACGTCGACACGGAGGCCGAGGAGAAGCGCGTGAAGCGCGACCGCGGCCTCATCAACTACCTCATGCGCGACCGCCACGGATCGCCCTTCGAGCACAACTCCATGACCTTCTACGTGCAGGCGCCGATCTTCGTCTTCCGCGAGTTCATGCGCCACCGCATGGCCTCCTACAACGAGGAGTCGGGCCGCTACAAGGAGCTCGACCCCGTGTTCTACGTGCCCGGGCCCGAGCGCAACCTCGTGCAGGTCGGCAAGCCCGGCGCGTACGAGTTCCTCGCCGGGAGCCCGGAGCAGACCGAGCTCGTCCAGGCCGAGACCCGCCGCACCTCGACCGAGGCGTACGCGTCCTACCAGCGGATGCTCGGCGAGGGCGTGGCCCGCGAGGTCGCCCGCATCGTCCTGCCGCTCAACATCTACTCGTCCATGTACGTGACGCTCAACGCGCGCGCCCTCATGAACTTCCTGTCGCTGCGCACCAAGCACGAGGACTCGACGTTCCCGAGCTTCCCGCAGCGCGAGATCGAGATGTGCGCCGAGAGGATGGAGATGGAGTTCGAGCGGCTCATGCCCCTCACCCACGCGGCCTTCCAGAAGAACGGCCGCGTCGCGCCGTAG
- the dapA gene encoding 4-hydroxy-tetrahydrodipicolinate synthase, whose protein sequence is MGAVSTENPFGQVLVALVTPFTADGEVDWPGVEKHIDDVIVAGADGIVVTGTTGETSTLTDPEKVKLVEVGRSVSAGRAKIITGGGSNETAHAMQLARQSEKAGADGNMIVTPYYNKPTQAGVLTHFRMIADATDLPVILYDIPGRTGIPIQYETILRAAKHPNILAIKDAKGDLAQASRVLNQTGLMYFAGDDANALPTLAIGGTGLIGVTANVTATPYRTMVDAVNEGDLAAATHAHQQLEPLVRAVMTHVPGTVAAKYILHGLGRIGSPRVRLPLVGPEEWEAAQIEDEIDLVRDVPGVDFRNFRPDRNAAAGGALPKIAGTTR, encoded by the coding sequence ATGGGTGCCGTGTCCACAGAGAACCCCTTCGGCCAGGTCCTGGTGGCGCTCGTCACCCCGTTCACGGCCGACGGCGAGGTCGACTGGCCGGGCGTCGAGAAGCACATCGACGACGTGATCGTGGCGGGCGCGGACGGCATCGTCGTCACGGGCACCACGGGCGAGACCAGCACGCTGACGGACCCGGAGAAGGTCAAGCTCGTCGAGGTCGGCCGCTCGGTGAGCGCGGGCCGGGCGAAGATCATCACGGGCGGCGGGTCGAACGAGACCGCGCACGCCATGCAGCTCGCCCGCCAGAGCGAGAAGGCCGGCGCGGACGGGAACATGATCGTCACGCCGTACTACAACAAGCCCACGCAGGCCGGCGTCCTCACCCACTTCCGGATGATCGCCGACGCCACCGACCTGCCGGTCATCCTGTACGACATCCCCGGCCGCACGGGCATCCCCATCCAGTACGAGACGATCCTCCGGGCCGCCAAGCACCCGAACATCCTCGCCATCAAGGACGCGAAGGGCGACCTCGCGCAGGCCAGCCGCGTGCTCAACCAGACGGGCCTCATGTACTTCGCGGGCGACGACGCGAACGCGCTGCCGACGCTCGCCATCGGCGGCACCGGCCTCATCGGGGTCACCGCCAACGTCACCGCCACGCCCTACCGCACCATGGTCGACGCCGTGAACGAGGGCGACCTGGCCGCCGCCACGCACGCGCACCAGCAGCTCGAGCCGCTCGTCCGCGCGGTGATGACGCACGTGCCCGGCACGGTCGCCGCGAAGTACATCCTCCACGGCCTCGGCCGCATCGGCAGCCCCCGCGTGCGCCTGCCCCTCGTAGGTCCGGAGGAGTGGGAGGCCGCCCAGATCGAGGACGAGATCGACCTCGTCCGCGACGTCCCCGGCGTCGACTTCCGCAACTTCCGCCCCGACCGCAACGCCGCCGCCGGCGGAGCGCTGCCGAAGATCGCGGGCACCACGCGCTGA
- a CDS encoding ribonuclease J, with the protein MPQTIYDPPALKPGILRITPIGGLGEIGRNMTTFEIDGKILVVDCGVLFPEEHQPGVDLILPDFSSIADRLDDVVGIVLTHGHEDHIGAVPYLLKLKQDIPLIGSGLTLALIEAKLKEHRIKPYTFQVKEGDRERLGPFELEFVAVNHSIPDALAVAIKTEAGSVLHTGDFKMDQLPLDDRITDLRAFARLGEAGIDLFMSDSTNADVPGFTPTERSIGPVLEAVISKAPRRVIVASFSSHVHRVQQVLDAAAANGRRVAFIGRSMIRNMTIAAELGYLKVPEGVLIDSKKAVNLPDDEIVYMSTGSQGEPMAVLSRMVNSEHQIEIGQDDTVILASSLIPGNENAVYRIINGLTKLGANVVHKANAKVHVSGHAAAGELLYCYNILKPRNVLPVHGEYRHLVANQQLAIQTGVPERNTFLAEDGTVLDMKDGHVRVTGQLDIGYVYVDGSTVGEITDADLKDRRILSEEGFVTIFAVVEPQTGKVIVGPEIEARGFAEDSKVFDSVKPLVVKALAEAAANGTRDTHAYSQVVRRTVGRWVNSSHRRRPMIIPVVIEA; encoded by the coding sequence ATGCCCCAGACGATCTACGATCCCCCCGCGCTCAAGCCCGGCATCCTGCGCATCACCCCCATCGGCGGCCTGGGCGAGATCGGCCGCAACATGACCACGTTCGAGATCGACGGCAAGATCCTCGTCGTCGACTGCGGCGTGCTCTTCCCCGAGGAGCACCAGCCGGGCGTCGACCTGATCCTCCCCGACTTCTCCTCCATCGCGGACCGCCTCGACGACGTCGTCGGCATCGTGCTCACGCACGGCCACGAGGACCACATCGGCGCGGTGCCCTACCTCCTCAAGCTGAAGCAGGACATCCCGCTGATCGGCTCCGGCCTCACGCTCGCCCTCATCGAGGCGAAGCTCAAGGAGCACCGGATCAAGCCGTACACGTTCCAGGTCAAGGAGGGCGACCGCGAGCGCCTCGGGCCGTTCGAGCTCGAGTTCGTGGCGGTCAACCACTCCATCCCGGACGCCCTGGCCGTCGCCATCAAAACCGAGGCCGGCAGCGTGCTGCACACCGGCGACTTCAAGATGGACCAGCTGCCGCTCGACGACCGCATCACCGACCTGCGCGCCTTCGCGCGCCTCGGCGAGGCCGGCATCGACCTCTTCATGTCCGACTCCACCAACGCGGACGTCCCGGGCTTCACGCCCACCGAGCGCTCGATCGGGCCGGTCCTCGAGGCCGTCATCTCGAAGGCGCCGCGCCGCGTCATCGTCGCGAGCTTCTCCAGCCACGTCCATCGCGTGCAGCAGGTGCTCGACGCCGCCGCCGCCAACGGGCGCCGCGTGGCGTTCATCGGCCGCTCGATGATCCGCAACATGACCATCGCGGCCGAGCTCGGCTACCTCAAGGTGCCGGAGGGGGTCCTCATCGACTCCAAGAAGGCCGTCAACCTGCCGGACGACGAGATCGTCTACATGAGCACCGGGTCGCAGGGCGAGCCGATGGCGGTGCTGAGCCGCATGGTCAACTCGGAGCACCAGATCGAGATCGGCCAGGACGACACGGTCATCCTCGCCTCGAGCCTCATCCCCGGCAACGAGAACGCCGTGTACCGGATCATCAACGGGCTCACGAAGCTCGGCGCGAACGTCGTGCACAAGGCCAACGCGAAGGTCCACGTCTCGGGCCACGCCGCCGCGGGCGAGCTGCTGTACTGCTACAACATCCTCAAGCCGCGGAACGTGCTCCCGGTGCACGGCGAGTACCGTCACCTGGTCGCGAACCAGCAGCTCGCGATCCAGACGGGCGTGCCGGAGCGCAACACGTTCCTCGCGGAGGACGGCACCGTCCTCGACATGAAGGACGGCCACGTGCGCGTCACGGGCCAGCTCGACATCGGCTACGTCTACGTCGACGGCTCCACCGTGGGCGAGATCACCGACGCCGACCTCAAGGACCGTCGCATCCTCTCCGAGGAGGGCTTCGTCACGATCTTCGCGGTCGTCGAGCCGCAGACCGGCAAGGTCATCGTGGGTCCGGAGATCGAGGCGCGCGGCTTCGCCGAGGACAGCAAGGTCTTCGACAGCGTCAAGCCGCTCGTCGTCAAGGCGCTCGCGGAGGCCGCGGCCAACGGAACCCGCGACACGCACGCGTACTCGCAGGTCGTCCGGCGCACGGTCGGCCGCTGGGTCAACTCGTCGCACCGGCGCCGGCCGATGATCATCCCGGTGGTCATCGAGGCGTAG
- a CDS encoding ABC transporter ATP-binding protein codes for MSLIRLEQVTRTVLRPDDEPLTILHGVDLDVSVGDHVSIVGRSGSGKSTLLNILGLLDTPTTGEVLLDDVPMARVSGSRRDRARGGDIGFIFQQFNLLQGRTARENVMTPLLYSTGRTFWRRASIAADMLERVGLGHRIDSMPETLSGGEQQRVAIARALVRSPRLILADEPTGALDIETGATVMTLLAEVAHASGAALVTITHDPTVAARADRHHRLEAGVLAPAEALVREVLA; via the coding sequence ATGAGCCTCATCCGCCTCGAGCAGGTGACCCGCACGGTCCTCCGCCCGGACGACGAGCCGCTGACGATCCTGCACGGCGTCGACCTCGACGTCTCGGTGGGCGACCACGTGTCGATCGTCGGCCGCTCCGGATCCGGCAAGTCGACGCTGCTCAACATCCTCGGCCTGCTCGACACCCCGACCACCGGCGAGGTCCTCCTCGACGACGTGCCCATGGCCCGCGTCTCGGGCTCCCGTCGCGACCGGGCCCGGGGCGGGGACATCGGCTTCATCTTCCAGCAGTTCAACCTGCTGCAGGGGCGCACGGCGCGCGAGAACGTGATGACGCCGCTGCTCTACTCCACCGGCCGCACCTTCTGGCGCCGCGCGTCCATCGCGGCCGACATGCTCGAGCGCGTCGGCCTCGGCCACCGGATCGACTCCATGCCGGAGACCCTGTCCGGCGGCGAGCAGCAGCGCGTCGCCATCGCGCGCGCCCTCGTCCGCTCGCCGCGGCTGATCCTCGCCGACGAGCCCACGGGCGCCCTCGACATCGAGACCGGCGCGACGGTCATGACCCTGCTGGCGGAGGTCGCGCACGCGTCCGGCGCGGCGCTCGTCACCATCACGCACGACCCGACCGTCGCGGCGCGCGCCGACCGGCACCACCGGCTGGAGGCCGGCGTGCTCGCGCCCGCCGAGGCGCTGGTCCGCGAGGTGCTCGCGTGA
- a CDS encoding ABC transporter permease, whose translation MSGWLARTGTGLVGAVVEAWAELRIHRTRVLLSLIGVAVAVTAITSVVGLGGVVEQAQTEQFERESGRPAALSVSTYSETGAGMPYADQRTLLAEIADRYGITWSTVIASSPFPVELPGGAVEVQATVVDVDYGEMRRVDLADGRWFDDRDADRLAPPIVVNAAFMAALGSPELATHPTAVLRGAEGDATGVVVGVTPNRYAEEPPAMLLLAASAERLMGPTGLDATQPQMEFWVPEAESEGLMAAIQSTDVAASAPDGVQASVNRTDYGTYDYDPLLSLKILVGGVAGLVLLLGALGLVNISLVTVAQRIREIGVRRSFGASAGRVFFAVMMESVVATTAAGVVGVMAAVAIVKNPWILSFVASGVTEFPPFPLDAALLGLGASLVVGAIAGLLPALVAVRVSVIDAIRY comes from the coding sequence GTGAGCGGCTGGCTCGCCCGCACGGGCACGGGCCTCGTCGGCGCGGTCGTCGAGGCGTGGGCGGAGCTGCGGATCCACCGCACGCGCGTCCTCCTCTCCCTCATCGGCGTCGCCGTCGCGGTCACGGCCATCACCTCCGTCGTCGGCCTAGGCGGGGTGGTCGAGCAGGCGCAGACCGAGCAGTTCGAGCGCGAGTCCGGCCGGCCCGCGGCGCTGTCCGTGTCCACCTACTCGGAGACGGGGGCCGGGATGCCGTACGCGGACCAGCGGACGCTCCTCGCCGAGATCGCCGACCGCTACGGCATCACGTGGTCCACGGTGATCGCCTCCTCGCCGTTCCCGGTCGAGCTCCCGGGCGGCGCCGTCGAGGTGCAGGCGACCGTCGTGGACGTGGACTACGGCGAGATGCGCCGGGTCGACCTGGCCGACGGGCGGTGGTTCGACGACCGCGACGCCGACCGGCTCGCCCCGCCGATCGTGGTCAACGCGGCCTTCATGGCGGCCCTCGGATCGCCGGAGCTCGCGACGCACCCCACCGCCGTGCTGCGGGGAGCGGAGGGCGACGCCACCGGCGTCGTGGTGGGCGTCACGCCGAACCGGTATGCGGAGGAGCCGCCCGCGATGCTCCTGCTCGCCGCGTCGGCGGAGCGGCTGATGGGCCCGACCGGGCTGGACGCGACGCAGCCGCAGATGGAGTTCTGGGTGCCGGAGGCGGAGTCCGAGGGGCTGATGGCGGCGATCCAGTCGACGGACGTGGCGGCATCGGCTCCCGACGGCGTGCAGGCGTCCGTCAACCGGACCGACTACGGCACGTACGACTACGACCCGCTCCTCTCGCTGAAGATCCTGGTCGGGGGAGTGGCCGGCCTCGTGCTCCTCCTCGGCGCGCTCGGCCTCGTGAACATCTCGCTCGTCACCGTCGCCCAGCGGATCCGCGAGATCGGCGTCCGCCGGAGCTTCGGCGCGAGCGCGGGCCGCGTGTTCTTCGCCGTGATGATGGAGAGCGTCGTCGCGACGACGGCCGCGGGCGTGGTCGGCGTGATGGCGGCCGTCGCGATCGTCAAGAACCCCTGGATCCTCTCGTTCGTCGCCTCGGGCGTCACGGAGTTCCCGCCGTTCCCGCTCGATGCCGCGCTCCTCGGGCTCGGCGCCTCGCTCGTGGTCGGCGCCATCGCGGGCCTGCTCCCGGCGCTCGTCGCGGTGCGGGTCTCCGTCATCGATGCGATCCGGTACTGA
- a CDS encoding DNA translocase FtsK: MATSTRSTSRAGKTSSPAPRATPPRKGRAAETKQQTVAYPVQAERRGPLVVAWMGLAHATGALFRALGPEKLAKEERRDGIPFLLVVLAIAGVVVEWFNPLNDVAMAFDAYTFGGLFGRVAFALPIVMVLLALWLFRHPASVSDNGRIGIGVTLFLVSISALCHLFNGAPDPRDGMLALARAGGVLGWVLAAPLALLITPVGAGVVAGILLVLSLFIITRTPPNRVGVRLRELYSYLFGAPPVDEEQRAADRAARRSGATEQVELDGLDDGPVDTDSLPWWRRNRSQREDAPAFDSPVLAPHAGSDDADEDRDDDRDRGRGRRGRPAAEAPTAVIDRTVDPDASRPEPGAFAGDDAATRRIDLAEPVADQAATAILPSVPAHPTGIRDDDEPAVLPGFEDDGSDAATVSGESDTPQAPYRLPAASTLSPGTPAKSRSSVNDEVVRALTEVLTNFQVDATVTGFSRGPTVTRYELELAPGVKVERVTALAKNISYAVASNEVRILSPIPGRSAIGVEIPNTDREIVSLGDVLRSSAATNSAHPMTIGVGKDVEGGYVIANLAKMPHLLVAGSTGSGKSSFVNSMITSLLMRAKPSDVRMVLIDPKRVELTIYAGVPHLITPIITNPKKAAEALQWVVKEMDMRYDDLASFGFRHIDDFNKAVTSGSIVLPEGSERTLRPYPYLLVVVDELADLMMVAPRDVEDSIVRITQLARAAGIHLVLATQRPSVDVVTGLIKANVPSRLAFAVSSMTDSRVILDQPGADKLIGQGDGLFLPMGANKAVRVQGAWVQEAEIAKVVEHVTRQARPDYRQDVAVAAERKEIDADIGDDLEVLLAAAELVVSTQFGSTSMLQRKLRVGFAKAGRLMDLLEAREIVGPSEGSKARDVLVSAEQLPGVLATLRGETPAAAPVAPTAAAPAAVAAEPVDDDRYPSDPLHKDLDAYEQVEAEGDDDAWGLTGRD, translated from the coding sequence ATGGCTACGAGCACCAGGTCGACCAGTCGCGCCGGGAAGACCTCCTCGCCCGCGCCGCGCGCCACGCCCCCGCGCAAGGGGCGTGCCGCCGAGACGAAGCAGCAGACCGTCGCCTACCCCGTCCAGGCGGAGCGCCGCGGCCCGCTGGTCGTCGCGTGGATGGGCCTCGCCCACGCCACCGGGGCCCTCTTCCGCGCCCTGGGCCCCGAGAAGCTGGCGAAGGAGGAGCGCCGGGACGGCATCCCCTTCCTCCTCGTGGTCCTCGCGATCGCCGGCGTCGTGGTCGAGTGGTTCAACCCGCTGAACGACGTGGCGATGGCCTTCGACGCATACACGTTCGGCGGCCTCTTCGGCCGGGTCGCGTTCGCGCTGCCCATCGTGATGGTGCTCCTCGCGCTCTGGCTCTTCCGCCATCCGGCGTCCGTCAGCGACAACGGGCGGATCGGCATCGGCGTCACGCTCTTCCTCGTCTCCATCTCGGCGCTGTGCCACCTCTTCAACGGGGCGCCGGATCCGCGCGACGGCATGCTCGCGCTGGCCCGCGCGGGCGGCGTCCTCGGCTGGGTGCTCGCGGCCCCGCTCGCCCTCCTCATCACGCCGGTCGGCGCGGGCGTCGTGGCGGGGATCCTGCTCGTGCTGTCCCTCTTCATCATCACGCGCACGCCGCCGAACCGCGTCGGGGTCCGCCTCCGCGAGCTCTACTCCTACCTCTTCGGCGCCCCGCCGGTGGACGAGGAGCAGCGCGCGGCCGACCGTGCCGCCCGCCGGTCCGGCGCGACCGAGCAGGTCGAGCTCGACGGCCTCGATGACGGCCCCGTGGACACCGACAGCCTCCCGTGGTGGCGCCGCAACCGCAGCCAGCGCGAGGACGCGCCGGCGTTCGACAGCCCGGTGCTCGCGCCGCACGCCGGATCCGACGACGCGGACGAGGATCGGGACGACGACCGCGACCGGGGCCGCGGCCGTCGCGGTCGGCCCGCCGCCGAGGCTCCCACCGCCGTCATCGACCGCACCGTGGACCCGGACGCCTCCCGTCCCGAGCCCGGCGCCTTCGCCGGCGACGACGCCGCGACCCGGCGCATCGACCTCGCCGAGCCCGTCGCCGACCAGGCGGCCACCGCGATCCTCCCGTCCGTCCCCGCGCATCCCACGGGCATCCGCGACGACGACGAGCCCGCCGTGCTCCCCGGCTTCGAGGACGACGGATCCGACGCGGCGACCGTGTCGGGGGAGTCGGACACCCCGCAGGCTCCCTATCGACTGCCCGCGGCGAGCACGCTCTCGCCCGGCACGCCCGCGAAGTCGCGCTCGTCGGTCAACGACGAGGTGGTCCGCGCGCTCACCGAGGTGCTCACCAACTTCCAGGTCGACGCGACGGTCACCGGCTTCTCGCGCGGTCCGACGGTCACGCGCTACGAGCTCGAGCTGGCGCCCGGCGTCAAGGTCGAGCGCGTCACGGCGCTCGCCAAGAACATCAGCTACGCGGTCGCCTCCAACGAGGTCCGCATCCTCTCGCCCATCCCGGGCCGCAGCGCCATCGGCGTGGAGATCCCCAACACCGACCGCGAGATCGTCTCCCTCGGCGACGTCCTCCGCTCGTCGGCCGCCACGAACAGCGCGCACCCGATGACCATCGGCGTCGGCAAGGACGTCGAGGGCGGCTACGTCATCGCCAACCTCGCCAAGATGCCCCACCTCCTGGTCGCGGGATCCACGGGCTCCGGCAAGTCGAGCTTCGTGAACTCGATGATCACGTCGCTCCTCATGCGCGCGAAGCCCAGCGACGTGCGCATGGTCCTCATCGACCCGAAGCGCGTCGAGCTCACCATCTACGCGGGCGTGCCGCACCTCATCACGCCCATCATCACCAATCCGAAAAAGGCGGCCGAGGCGCTGCAGTGGGTGGTGAAGGAGATGGACATGAGGTACGACGACCTCGCCAGCTTCGGCTTCCGCCACATCGACGACTTCAACAAGGCCGTCACGAGCGGATCGATCGTGCTCCCCGAGGGCAGCGAGCGGACCCTCCGCCCGTACCCCTACCTCCTCGTCGTGGTGGACGAGCTCGCCGACCTCATGATGGTGGCGCCGCGCGACGTCGAGGACTCCATCGTCCGCATCACGCAGCTCGCGCGCGCGGCCGGCATCCACCTGGTGCTCGCCACGCAGCGCCCCTCGGTCGACGTCGTCACGGGCCTCATCAAGGCGAACGTGCCGTCCCGCCTCGCCTTCGCGGTGTCGAGCATGACCGACTCCCGCGTGATCCTCGACCAGCCGGGCGCCGACAAGCTCATCGGCCAGGGCGACGGCCTCTTCCTCCCCATGGGCGCCAACAAGGCGGTCCGCGTGCAGGGCGCGTGGGTGCAGGAGGCGGAGATCGCGAAGGTCGTCGAGCACGTGACGCGCCAGGCCCGCCCGGACTACCGCCAGGACGTCGCCGTCGCCGCGGAGCGCAAGGAGATCGACGCCGACATCGGCGACGACCTCGAGGTGCTGCTCGCCGCCGCCGAGCTCGTGGTCAGCACCCAGTTCGGCTCGACCTCGATGCTGCAGCGGAAGCTGCGGGTCGGGTTCGCCAAGGCCGGCCGCCTCATGGACCTCCTCGAGGCGCGCGAGATCGTCGGCCCGTCGGAGGGGTCGAAGGCGCGCGACGTGCTCGTCTCGGCGGAGCAGCTGCCGGGCGTCCTCGCGACGCTGCGGGGGGAGACACCCGCCGCCGCGCCCGTGGCGCCCACCGCGGCAGCGCCTGCCGCGGTCGCCGCCGAGCCGGTCGACGACGACCGCTACCCGTCGGATCCGCTCCACAAGGACCTCGACGCCTACGAGCAGGTGGAGGCCGAGGGCGACGACGACGCCTGGGGCCTCACGGGCAGGGACTGA
- the pgsA gene encoding CDP-diacylglycerol--glycerol-3-phosphate 3-phosphatidyltransferase, whose protein sequence is MAESSGSGATGIGAPRVWRAGDSPASPWNVANVLTMARILLAPVFVVLLVADDGADGPLRYAAAALFVIAIATDGVDGHIARSRNLVTDLGKLLDPIADKVLTGAALVMLSVLGELPWWVTIAILVRELGITAYRFAVLRDRVVAASRGGKLKTVAQAVAISVALLPLWDVVGDGMHVVNTVLMSIAFALTILSGLDYVRQALRAERAS, encoded by the coding sequence GTGGCCGAGTCGAGCGGATCGGGCGCCACCGGGATCGGGGCACCGCGCGTCTGGCGCGCGGGCGACTCCCCGGCGAGCCCCTGGAACGTCGCCAACGTCCTCACGATGGCCCGGATCCTGCTGGCCCCGGTCTTCGTCGTCCTGCTCGTGGCGGACGACGGCGCCGACGGGCCGCTCCGCTACGCGGCCGCCGCGCTGTTCGTGATCGCCATCGCGACCGACGGCGTCGACGGGCACATCGCGCGCAGCCGCAACCTCGTGACCGACCTCGGCAAGCTCCTCGACCCCATCGCCGACAAGGTGCTGACGGGCGCGGCCCTCGTGATGCTGTCCGTGCTCGGCGAGCTCCCGTGGTGGGTGACGATCGCGATCCTCGTCCGCGAGCTCGGGATCACGGCCTACCGCTTCGCGGTGCTCCGCGACCGGGTCGTGGCCGCGTCGCGCGGCGGCAAGCTGAAGACGGTCGCGCAGGCCGTGGCCATCAGCGTCGCGCTGCTGCCCCTGTGGGACGTCGTGGGCGACGGGATGCACGTCGTGAACACGGTGCTGATGTCGATCGCCTTCGCCCTCACGATCCTCTCCGGCCTCGACTACGTGCGGCAGGCGCTGCGAGCGGAGCGCGCGTCATGA
- a CDS encoding CinA family protein has protein sequence MSAVDDATDEQLAECVIAALVASGRRIAVAESLTGGLLTAALVGVPGASRALSGGIVSYDTALKRTILGVESSILAVHGAVHPDVARQMARGVRKVCAVDGRPADVGVSTTGAAGPDPQDGQRPGTAFVGLSIDGDSRAVALHLDGDRQAVRAGVVREALVALVDALESGGNI, from the coding sequence ATGAGCGCCGTCGACGACGCGACCGACGAGCAGCTCGCCGAGTGCGTGATCGCCGCCCTCGTCGCCAGCGGGCGCCGCATCGCGGTCGCGGAGTCACTCACGGGCGGCCTGCTCACGGCGGCCCTCGTCGGCGTCCCCGGAGCCTCCCGCGCCCTGTCGGGCGGGATCGTCTCCTACGACACGGCCCTCAAGCGCACGATCCTCGGCGTCGAGTCGTCGATCCTCGCGGTCCACGGAGCGGTGCATCCGGACGTCGCGCGGCAGATGGCCCGCGGCGTGCGCAAGGTCTGCGCGGTCGACGGACGCCCGGCGGACGTGGGCGTCTCCACCACGGGAGCCGCGGGTCCCGACCCGCAGGACGGACAGCGGCCGGGCACGGCGTTCGTGGGCCTCTCCATCGACGGCGACTCGCGCGCCGTCGCCCTCCACCTCGACGGGGACCGCCAGGCGGTCCGGGCCGGGGTGGTCCGGGAGGCCCTAGTGGCCCTCGTCGACGCGCTCGAATCCGGCGGGAACATCTGA
- a CDS encoding helix-turn-helix domain-containing protein, with the protein MVLVRQEIGDVLRDFRLQKGRTLRQVASKASVALGYLSEVERGQKEASSEILASVADALDTPISVIMREVGDRLAVIEGLNPIPDTIPDELVAGFDSGLVAR; encoded by the coding sequence GTGGTACTAGTCCGTCAGGAGATCGGCGACGTCCTTCGGGACTTCCGCCTGCAGAAGGGGCGCACGCTCCGACAGGTCGCCAGCAAGGCCAGCGTCGCGCTCGGCTACCTCAGCGAGGTCGAGCGGGGTCAGAAGGAGGCGTCGAGCGAGATCCTCGCGTCCGTCGCCGACGCGCTGGACACGCCCATCTCGGTCATCATGCGCGAGGTCGGCGACCGCCTCGCGGTCATCGAGGGGCTCAACCCCATCCCGGACACGATCCCCGACGAGCTCGTCGCCGGCTTCGACAGCGGGCTCGTCGCACGCTGA
- a CDS encoding DUF3046 domain-containing protein, with translation MRLSEFQRAVSDEFGAGYGPVLVADLVLGDLGGRTCAQALKDGTPAREVWLALCRAQDVPRSRWNGAGVPEPRA, from the coding sequence ATGCGACTGAGCGAGTTCCAGCGGGCCGTCTCCGACGAGTTCGGTGCCGGCTACGGGCCGGTGCTCGTCGCGGACCTCGTGCTCGGCGATCTCGGCGGGCGCACGTGCGCGCAGGCGCTGAAGGACGGCACGCCCGCCCGCGAGGTCTGGCTCGCCCTCTGCCGGGCGCAGGACGTGCCGCGCTCGCGCTGGAACGGCGCCGGCGTGCCCGAGCCGCGGGCCTGA